From Camelina sativa cultivar DH55 chromosome 20, Cs, whole genome shotgun sequence, the proteins below share one genomic window:
- the LOC104769457 gene encoding dihydropyrimidinase isoform X1, with protein sequence MALRPLDLFFFILSLFLLFPSPSLSDSATQFCSAGSEYGEVPSTRILIKGGTVVNAHHQQLADVYVEDGIIVAVQPNIKVGDEVTVLDATGKFVMPGGIDPHTHLAMEFMGTETIDDFFSGQAAALAGGTTMHIDFVIPVNGNLVAGFEAYENKSRNSCMDYGFHMAITKWDEDVSRDMEKLVKEKGINSFKFFLAYKGSLMVTDDLLLEGLKRCKSLGALAMVHAENGDAVFEGQKRMIELGITGPEGHALSRPPVLEGEATARAIRLARFVNTPLYVVHVMSVDAMDEIAKARKSGQKVIGEPVVSGLILDDHWLWDPDFTIASKYVMSPPIRPVGHGKALQEALSTGILQLVGTDHCTFNSTQKALGLDDFRKIPNGVNGLEERMHLIWDTMVGSGQISATDFVRITSTECARIFNIYPRKGAILAGSDADIIILNPNSSYVISSKSHHSRSDTNVYEGRKGKGKVEVTIAGGRIGWENEELKVVPGSGKYVEMPPFSYLFDGIEKSDANYLSSLRAPVKRVRTEAT encoded by the exons TTTTGTAGTGCAGGGAGTGAGTATGGTGAGGTTCCATCGACCAGGATTTTGATCAAAGGAGGTACAGTTGTGAATGCACACCATCAACAGCTTGCTGATGTCTATGTGGAAGATGGGATTATTGTCGCTGTGCAGCCAAACATTAAG GTTGGAGATGAAGTCACTGTACTCGATGCTACTGGAAAGTTTGTCATGCCAG GAGGAATTGATCCCCACACGCACCTTGCCATGGAATTTATGGGTACTGAGACTATTGATGATTTCTTCAGTGGTCAGGCTGCAGCATTAGCTGGTGGAACAACTATGCATATTGACTTTGTTATACCTGTTAATGGAAACCTGGTGGCTGGTTTTGAAGCCTATGAAAACAAATCCAGAAACTCGTGCATGGATTACGGTTTTCATATGGCAATCACGAAGTGGGATGAAGATGTTTCCAGGGACATGGAGAAATTGGTCAAGGAAAAGG GTATCAACTCTTTCAAATTCTTCCTAGCATATAAAGGATCTTTGATGGTCACTGATGACCTCCTACTGGAAGGCCTTAAAAGATGCAAATCCCTTGGTGCCTTGGCGATGGTTCATGCTGAGAATGGAGATGCAGTGTTCGAGGGACAGAAAAGAATGATTGAACTGGGCATTACAGGTCCTGAGGGTCATGCTCTTTCCCGGCCTCCTGTG CTTGAGGGAGAAGCCACTGCTAGAGCAATTCGTTTGGCTCGTTTTGTTAACACGCCTCTCTATGTTGTTCATGTGATGAGTGTTGATGCAATGGATGAGATTGCTAAAGCTCGAAAATCAG GACAGAAGGTTATTGGAGAGCCTGTTGTGTCTGGATTAATCCTTGATGATCATTGGCTTTGGGATCCTGACTTCACAATTGCGTCCAA GTATGTCATGAGTCCACCTATAAGACCAGTAGGACATGGGAAAGCCCTACAAGAAGCCCTTTCAACAGGAATCCTCCAG CTTGTAGGAACTGATCACTGCACTTTCAATTCTACACAAAAAGCTCTAGGACTTGATGATTTCCGCAAAATACCTAATGGTGTTAATG GCCTTGAAGAACGGATGCACCTGATATGGGACACGATGGTG GGTTCTGGCCAAATATCTGCTACAGATTTTGTTCGAATAACCAGCACCGAGTG TGCTAGAATTTTCAACATATATCCACGGAAAGGAGCTATCCTTGCTGGCTCGGATGCAGATATTATCATATTGAATCCAAACTCGAGCTACGTGATTAGCTCAAAGTCTCATCATTCAAGATCCGACACAAACGTCTACGAGGGCAGAAAAGGAAAG GGGAAAGTTGAAGTGACAATAGCAGGAGGAAGAATTGGATGGGAAAATGAGGAGCTTAAAGTTGTTCCAGGAAGTGGCAAGTATGTAGAGATGCCTCCTTTTAGTTACCTATTCGATGGGATTGAGAAATCAGATGCTAATTATCTATCTTCTCTTCGAGCTCCAGTCAAGCGTGTCAGAACTGAAGCTACATAA